One genomic segment of Pandoraea sputorum includes these proteins:
- the pagP gene encoding lipid IV(A) palmitoyltransferase PagP, with translation MSSLCVASAVASLMPLTAHADDSPGVISTWTGAIADEFREIATEGASELYVPLHTHHLRFAYTREKIAQYNENPWGLGYGRVLSDGKNGSRMLYAMAFKDSHNDWSPMAGYGRIWNVANAGPVRFGLGYTVFLMSRSDTLGGVPFPAALPLAEVGIGRAAVATAYVPGGKGNGNVLFIFGRYTFGKPG, from the coding sequence ATGTCGTCGCTCTGCGTCGCGTCTGCGGTCGCCTCGCTCATGCCACTCACCGCGCATGCCGACGATTCCCCCGGCGTCATCTCGACGTGGACGGGCGCCATTGCCGATGAGTTTCGGGAGATCGCCACCGAAGGGGCGAGCGAGCTGTACGTACCTCTGCACACCCATCATCTGCGGTTCGCATACACGCGCGAGAAGATCGCGCAGTACAACGAGAACCCGTGGGGCCTGGGCTATGGACGCGTACTCTCCGACGGCAAGAACGGTTCGCGCATGCTGTACGCGATGGCCTTCAAGGACTCGCACAACGACTGGTCGCCGATGGCGGGATATGGACGAATCTGGAACGTCGCGAACGCGGGGCCTGTGCGATTCGGGCTGGGCTATACCGTCTTCCTGATGTCGCGCTCCGACACGCTCGGGGGTGTGCCCTTTCCCGCCGCGCTGCCGCTGGCCGAAGTAGGCATCGGACGCGCCGCCGTCGCCACTGCCTACGTTCCCGGCGGCAAAGGCAACGGCAACGTGCTGTTCATCTTCGGACGCTACACGTTCGGCAAACCGGGCTGA
- a CDS encoding siderophore-interacting protein yields the protein MQDNAAPNVTLDRTPQRLRHELRFRLLEVRSVEALTPHMVRVTLGGDDLEGFNSPGFDDHVKLFFPNPETGELAVPQIGPEGMAKPAPGDAPRLMRDYTPRQYDAVSKTLVIDFAMHESGPATQWARSAKPGDKLGVGGPRGSFVIPMNFDGYVLIGDDTALPAISRRLAELPAGALVFVFAEIDGPADRLRFTSEADVVVEWIYREGAPAGQSTALIDALEVASLPAGDLHVWVAAEAGVAKAVRRHLVEARGLNPKWVKAAAYWRRGDAAVHENLDD from the coding sequence ATGCAAGACAACGCTGCACCGAACGTCACCCTTGATCGCACGCCGCAGCGCTTGCGCCATGAACTCCGATTCCGTCTGCTGGAAGTGCGCAGCGTCGAAGCACTCACGCCGCACATGGTGCGCGTGACGCTCGGTGGCGACGATCTGGAAGGTTTCAACAGCCCGGGCTTCGACGATCACGTCAAACTGTTCTTCCCGAACCCGGAAACCGGCGAACTGGCCGTGCCGCAGATCGGCCCCGAAGGCATGGCGAAGCCCGCGCCGGGCGATGCGCCGCGTCTCATGCGCGATTACACGCCGCGTCAGTACGACGCCGTATCGAAAACGCTCGTGATCGATTTCGCGATGCACGAATCGGGCCCGGCCACGCAATGGGCGCGCTCCGCCAAACCGGGTGACAAGCTCGGTGTCGGTGGCCCGCGTGGCTCGTTCGTCATTCCGATGAACTTCGATGGTTACGTGCTGATTGGCGACGACACGGCGCTGCCCGCGATCTCACGGCGTCTGGCCGAGTTGCCCGCTGGCGCCTTGGTTTTCGTCTTCGCGGAAATCGACGGCCCGGCCGACCGCCTGCGCTTCACGAGCGAAGCCGACGTCGTCGTGGAATGGATCTATCGCGAGGGTGCCCCTGCCGGTCAGAGCACTGCACTGATCGACGCCCTTGAGGTCGCCAGCCTGCCCGCAGGCGATCTGCATGTGTGGGTGGCGGCCGAAGCAGGCGTGGCGAAAGCAGTACGTCGTCACTTGGTCGAAGCGCGCGGGCTCAATCCGAAATGGGTGAAGGCCGCGGCCTACTGGCGGCGCGGCGACGCGGCCGTCCACGAAAATCTGGACGACTGA
- a CDS encoding HU family DNA-binding protein yields MATAKKAAAKKAPAAKKAPVAKKAPAAKKAAAPKAAPKAAPKAAAKVSPIKEALNKTQLAAHIAETSAVAVKDVKAVLAALETTIVSALHKKGAGEFTLHGLFKVTSQQIAAKAKRFGKDPFTGEERWFPAKPASVRVKVRPLKKVKDAAQ; encoded by the coding sequence ATGGCAACGGCAAAGAAAGCAGCAGCAAAGAAGGCCCCTGCGGCGAAGAAGGCTCCGGTAGCAAAGAAGGCTCCGGCAGCGAAAAAGGCAGCAGCACCGAAGGCAGCCCCGAAGGCTGCACCGAAGGCAGCCGCTAAGGTTTCGCCGATCAAGGAAGCACTCAACAAGACCCAGCTCGCAGCACACATCGCCGAAACCTCGGCTGTCGCCGTCAAGGACGTCAAGGCTGTGCTCGCCGCTCTCGAAACCACCATCGTCAGCGCACTGCACAAGAAGGGCGCAGGCGAATTCACGCTGCACGGCCTGTTCAAGGTCACGTCGCAACAAATCGCTGCCAAGGCGAAGCGTTTCGGCAAGGACCCGTTCACGGGTGAAGAGCGTTGGTTCCCGGCAAAGCCGGCTTCGGTGCGCGTGAAGGTTCGCCCGCTGAAGAAGGTGAAGGACGCCGCTCAGTAA
- a CDS encoding sugar MFS transporter, whose product MPCANRVLAMLAALFFAMGLITSLNDILVPHFKAAFDLTYRDAALIQSSFFAAYFVVSYPAGQYTARVGYRRALATSLWLAGLGCALFFPAAALVSYTCFLAALFVLASGITLLQVAVNAYVETLGSRGEAASRLTLVQAFNSLGTTVGPPLAALWILAPQVSGATGHAVDSVRAPYGLLATVLALGGVVLWRLTLPEQRADTAASPGLFGNVRSLLSHRPLRYGIVALFLYVGAEVSIGSFLIVYLTHTGTGIVDHAHASRYLAFYWGGAMVGRFAGAWLLRKVSPGKLLGLCALYNLMLILASLTLPGAIAMWLLLACGLGNAIMFPTIFSLSVGGLGARVSEGGGLICMAIVGGAILPYLQGALADGVGIVLSFLVPALAYCYIAGFGAWCARTMPELNVSGDGAAENQPGLPNV is encoded by the coding sequence ATGCCTTGCGCGAATCGCGTGCTCGCGATGCTGGCGGCGCTCTTCTTCGCAATGGGGCTCATTACGTCGCTCAACGATATTCTGGTGCCGCATTTCAAGGCAGCCTTCGATCTGACGTACCGGGATGCGGCGCTCATCCAATCGAGCTTTTTTGCAGCGTACTTCGTGGTGTCTTACCCGGCGGGGCAGTACACCGCGCGTGTGGGCTACCGGCGCGCGCTGGCCACGTCGCTCTGGCTGGCGGGCCTCGGCTGCGCCCTGTTTTTCCCGGCGGCGGCGCTCGTCTCGTACACGTGCTTTCTCGCAGCGCTCTTTGTGCTCGCGAGCGGCATCACGTTGCTTCAGGTCGCCGTGAACGCCTACGTCGAGACACTCGGCTCGCGTGGCGAAGCAGCCAGCCGCCTCACGCTGGTGCAGGCGTTCAACTCACTGGGCACGACCGTTGGCCCCCCACTCGCGGCGCTCTGGATACTCGCGCCGCAGGTTTCGGGGGCGACCGGTCACGCAGTGGACAGCGTACGCGCCCCGTATGGCTTGCTTGCGACAGTGCTGGCGCTCGGCGGTGTTGTGCTGTGGCGTCTGACGTTGCCGGAGCAACGTGCGGACACCGCCGCGTCGCCCGGGTTGTTCGGTAACGTTCGCAGCCTGTTATCGCACCGTCCCTTGCGTTACGGCATCGTGGCGCTATTTCTTTATGTCGGCGCGGAAGTGAGTATCGGAAGTTTTCTGATCGTCTATCTGACGCATACGGGGACGGGCATCGTCGATCACGCCCATGCGAGCCGCTATCTGGCGTTCTATTGGGGCGGGGCGATGGTGGGGCGCTTCGCTGGTGCGTGGCTGCTGCGCAAGGTGTCGCCGGGCAAGCTGCTCGGTCTGTGCGCGCTCTACAACCTGATGCTGATCCTCGCGTCGCTGACGCTGCCGGGGGCGATTGCCATGTGGTTGCTGCTCGCATGCGGTCTGGGCAACGCCATCATGTTCCCGACGATCTTCTCGTTATCGGTTGGCGGGCTTGGTGCGCGCGTGAGCGAGGGCGGCGGCCTGATTTGCATGGCCATTGTGGGTGGCGCGATCCTGCCTTATCTGCAAGGCGCTCTGGCCGATGGCGTCGGGATCGTGTTGTCGTTTCTGGTGCCTGCACTGGCGTACTGCTACATCGCAGGCTTCGGGGCATGGTGCGCGCGCACCATGCCTGAGTTGAACGTATCGGGAGATGGGGCGGCTGAAAATCAGCCCGGTTTGCCGAACGTGTAG
- a CDS encoding PadR family transcriptional regulator, producing MDLDRMDFGDERRGGRHGRRGGGDGFGAREGEGRGERSERGGRGGRGGGRLFSHGGLRLVLLHLISQQPRHGYELIKAIEESVNGTYSPSAGVVYPTLTLLEEMGYIRVQENTGDSQRKSYEITDTGREYLAENEDSVTELLARLATRRERSEDMPPQVMRALHNFKYAVHLRLGAEPLTTEQANAFAAILDAAAQQLERL from the coding sequence ATGGACCTGGACAGAATGGATTTTGGCGACGAACGACGCGGTGGGCGTCATGGACGGCGCGGCGGTGGTGACGGATTTGGCGCACGTGAGGGGGAAGGCCGTGGTGAGCGCTCGGAGCGCGGCGGTCGTGGGGGACGTGGCGGTGGCCGTCTGTTCAGCCACGGCGGTCTGCGTCTCGTGCTGCTGCACCTGATTTCGCAGCAACCGCGTCACGGGTACGAACTGATCAAAGCCATCGAAGAAAGCGTGAACGGCACCTACAGCCCCAGCGCGGGCGTGGTCTACCCGACGCTCACGTTGCTTGAAGAAATGGGCTACATCCGGGTGCAGGAAAACACCGGCGACAGTCAGCGCAAGTCGTATGAGATCACCGACACCGGCCGCGAATATCTGGCCGAGAACGAGGACTCCGTCACCGAACTGCTGGCACGACTGGCCACCCGTCGCGAGCGCTCGGAGGACATGCCTCCCCAAGTCATGCGCGCGCTGCACAACTTCAAATATGCCGTGCATTTGCGTCTGGGCGCCGAGCCGCTCACGACCGAACAGGCCAACGCGTTTGCCGCGATTCTCGACGCGGCCGCACAACAACTGGAGCGACTCTGA
- a CDS encoding transporter substrate-binding domain-containing protein — MPAGFVGSLGGTLGSVLTGTASFFVTPAHAQTVADIKKKGTINVGMLIDFPPYGTTNAQAQPDGYDADVAKLLAHDLGVKVNIVPVTGPNRIPYLLSGKVDVLVASLAITPERAKQVQFSKPYAAATILLLGKKGTSIKSAADLKGLRVSVARASTQDTAVTKTAPPGTEIRRFDDDAAAMQALLSGQVDAIGCSVTVANVINTRAPDQFEPKFNLLQQAMGIALRPNQPELLASVNDFVTRNTANGELNKLYRKWLQTDLPPLQ, encoded by the coding sequence ATGCCAGCCGGTTTTGTCGGCTCGCTGGGCGGCACGCTCGGCAGTGTGCTCACGGGCACCGCCTCGTTTTTCGTGACACCCGCGCACGCGCAAACCGTGGCCGACATCAAGAAGAAAGGCACGATCAACGTCGGCATGCTGATCGACTTTCCGCCGTATGGCACGACCAACGCGCAGGCACAGCCCGATGGCTACGACGCCGACGTGGCCAAGTTGCTCGCCCACGATCTCGGCGTGAAGGTGAATATCGTGCCGGTGACAGGGCCGAACCGTATTCCGTATCTGCTCTCGGGAAAAGTGGACGTGCTCGTCGCATCGCTCGCGATCACGCCCGAGCGTGCCAAACAAGTGCAGTTCTCGAAACCGTACGCGGCCGCGACGATCCTGCTGCTCGGCAAAAAAGGCACCTCGATCAAGTCCGCCGCCGATCTGAAAGGGCTGCGAGTGAGCGTGGCGCGCGCGAGTACGCAAGACACTGCCGTCACGAAGACAGCGCCGCCGGGCACCGAGATCCGCCGCTTCGACGATGACGCCGCTGCCATGCAAGCGCTGCTCTCCGGTCAGGTCGATGCCATCGGTTGCTCGGTGACGGTCGCAAACGTCATCAACACGCGTGCGCCAGACCAATTCGAGCCGAAGTTCAATTTGCTGCAACAGGCGATGGGCATCGCACTGCGTCCGAATCAGCCGGAACTGCTCGCCAGCGTCAACGACTTCGTCACGCGCAATACCGCCAACGGCGAACTGAACAAGCTCTATCGGAAGTGGCTTCAGACAGATTTGCCGCCCTTGCAGTAA